TTGCCGCACCAGTGGGCGAGGGCATGCGTCGCATGGATGTGATGACCCTGCTGACTTTTATCTGGCCGCATGCTCAGGACGTGTTCCCGCGCGACCCGGCCAAACTGCTGATTGTCGGCGCCGGTGACCCGATGTGGCGCGGTGGCCTGTCGGCAGCCAATTCCTACTACATGCACACGGACCGTCCGCTGGTCAGCGAGAACGGCACCAGTTCGCTGGTGCACGAGTTGGTGCATGTGTTCAGCCGAATCAAGGCACGTGATCGCAGCGACTGGATCACCGAAGGGCTGGCCGAGTACTACGCCATCGAACTGATGCGCCGTGCCGGTGGCCTCAGCGAGGAGCGTTATCAGAAAATTCGCGAGCAGCTGATTCGCTGGAGCAAACCGGTGGACAGCCTGCGTACCAATAACTCCAGCGGCCCGGTCACCGCCCGTGCAGTCTTGCTGCTGCAGGAGCTGGATCGGGAAATCCGCCAGACCACCAAAGGCACCACTCAGCCACGTTCGCTGGATGACGTAACCCGCGGCCTGATGCGCCTCGACAAAGTCAGCACCAAAGACTTTATCGAGATCAGCGAAAACGTTATGGGCGCTGCCTCCGAGGTGCTGGACAACAAGCTGTTGCGCTAGCCCCACGCCCTGAGTAAGCATGCGGCGCAGTTGCCGATCTGGAGCCTCGCATGCGCCGTCTACCGTCTCTCACTGCTTTGCGCACCTTCGAGTGCGCCGCCCGGCATGCCCACTTTGGCCGCGCGGCGGCCGAGTTGTGCGTCACCGACAGTGCAGTCAGCCACCAGATCCGCCAGCTAGAAGAGCAACTCGGTACAGTGCTGTTTGCCCGTGAAGGTCGTCAGGTCGTGCCGACGCCTGCCGCGCGGCGTTTGCTGCAGCGTTTGCAGCAGGCTTTCGAGCTTATTGGCGAGGCCTGCGACGAGTTGCGCGATCCCGGCTCGCAGGTGGTGTTGCGTATCGCGGTAACCCCTGAGCTGGCGCAGAAGTGGCTGGTCAGTCGGCTGGCCGACTTCAGCGACCGTTACCCGCAGATCACCCTGCATCTACACGAGCAGCCGCTGGAAGCCTGCCTACCGAGCCCGGATATCGACCTGGCGATCACCTACGGTACCGGGCCCGAGGATGCCAGTGCCTATTTTGTGCGGCCGCTGCCGACTCTGCAGTTCTTTCCCGTGTGCAGCCCCAGCCTGTTCAACCAGGGTGGGCTCAAGCACCCGCGTGACCTGGCTCGCCACAGCCTGCTGCACGATGATCAGGACGGTAAAACCTGGACCGCCTGGCTGACCACCCATGCCGGCGACATCCAACCGTCGCGTCATCTTTACCTGGGGCATGCCGGCCTTGCGTTGGAAGCGGCGGCACAAGGACAGGGCGTGGCTATGGGCGACAATCTCACAGCTGCCGAAGACCTGGCCTGTGGTCGGCTGGTGCGCCCGTTCAATGCCAGTGTGGCTGCGCTTGGGCAGTATGCGCTGGTCTGTGAACGCATTCGTCTGGAGAAGCCGGCAGTGGCGGACTTCTTAGATTGGCTGAGTGATCACCTGGCTGAATGATGAATTGAATTCAGCTATTCCGTAATTATCGTCGTTGGAACCTCGGCCAGAGCGCCGCGTACTGTGTGGCCATCTTCCCCACAGGCATAAAGGT
This DNA window, taken from Pseudomonas sp. SG20056, encodes the following:
- a CDS encoding LysR substrate-binding domain-containing protein; this translates as MRRLPSLTALRTFECAARHAHFGRAAAELCVTDSAVSHQIRQLEEQLGTVLFAREGRQVVPTPAARRLLQRLQQAFELIGEACDELRDPGSQVVLRIAVTPELAQKWLVSRLADFSDRYPQITLHLHEQPLEACLPSPDIDLAITYGTGPEDASAYFVRPLPTLQFFPVCSPSLFNQGGLKHPRDLARHSLLHDDQDGKTWTAWLTTHAGDIQPSRHLYLGHAGLALEAAAQGQGVAMGDNLTAAEDLACGRLVRPFNASVAALGQYALVCERIRLEKPAVADFLDWLSDHLAE